The following coding sequences lie in one Peromyscus maniculatus bairdii isolate BWxNUB_F1_BW_parent chromosome 3, HU_Pman_BW_mat_3.1, whole genome shotgun sequence genomic window:
- the Or6b1 gene encoding olfactory receptor 6B1: MDLENQTRVTEFILVGFPGSLSMRAAVFLMFLVAYILTVAENVIIILLVQQNRPLHKPMYFFLANLSFLETWYISVTVPKLLFSFWSISNSISFTHCMIQLYFFIALMCTECVLLAAMAYDRYVAICRPLHYPTIMSHGLCFRLALGSWVIGFGISLAKIYFISRLSFCGPNVINHFFCDISPVLNLSCTDMSIAELVDFVLALVIFLFPLSITALSYGCILATVLRMPTGKQKALSTCASHFVVVTIFYSATIFMYARPRAIHAFNMNKVISIFYAIVTPALNPFIYCLRNREVKEALKKLIYCQAVRSD; encoded by the coding sequence ATGGATTTGGAGAACCAGACACGGGTCACCGAGTTCATCCTGGTAGGATTTCCTGGGAGTTTGAGCATGCGAGCAGCCGTGTTCCTGATGTTTCTTGTGGCCTATATTCTGACCGTAGCTGAAAATGTAATCATCATCCTACTGGTGCAGCAGAACCGGCCACTGCACAAGCCTATGTACTTCTTCCTGGCCAACCTGTCTTTTTTGGAGACCTGGTACATCTCTGTGACTGTGCCCAAGCTGCTGTTCAGCTTCTGGTCCATAAGTAACAGCATCTCCTTCACCCACTGTATGATACAGCTTTACTTCTTCATTGCACTTATGTGTACGGAATGTGTTCTCCTGGCTgccatggcctatgaccgttATGTGGCCATCTGCCGCCCACTGCACTACCCCACCATCATGAGCCATGGGCTCTGTTTCCGCCTGGCTCTTGGTTCCTGGGTCATCGGCTTTGGCATCTCTTTGGCAAAGATCTACTTCATCTCTCGCCTCAGCTTCTGTGGTCCCAATGTCATCAACCACTTCTTCTGTGACATCTCTCCAGTACTTAATCTCTCCTGCACAGACATGTCTATTGCCGAGTTGGTGGACTTTGTCTTGGCTCTGgtcatcttcctcttcccactgtCAATCACTGCTTTATCGTATGGGTGCATTCTGGCCACTGTGCTACGCATGccaacaggaaagcagaaagccCTTTCCACCTGTGCTTCCCACTTTGTGGTGGTCACCATCTTCTACTCTGCCACGATTTTCATGTACGCCCGACCCCGAGCTATTCACGCCTTCAACATGAACAAAGTCATTTCCATCTTCTATGCCATTGTCACTCCAGCCCTCAATCCTTTCATTTACTGCCTCAGGAATCGGGAGGTCAAAGAAGCTCTGAAGAAACTGATCTATTGCCAGGCTGTTAGATCTGACTAG